One window from the genome of Streptomyces sp. NBC_00708 encodes:
- a CDS encoding AIM24 family protein, with protein sequence MPFREINSKMVEATVIPGQKMFSQRGAMLAYRGEVAFTPNIQSGQGGVMSMLGRRLANEATPLMTVEGNGTVMFGHGGHHIQVINLTGDTLYVEADRLLAFDGSLQQGTMFMGSQGGVMGMVRGQVTGQGLFTTTLTGHGAVAVMAHGGVIELPIAPGRDVHVDPQAYVAHHGDVRNKLSTALGWREMVGRGSGEGFQLELSGSGAVYVQASEEKL encoded by the coding sequence ATGCCCTTCCGCGAGATCAACTCGAAGATGGTCGAGGCGACGGTGATCCCCGGCCAGAAGATGTTCAGCCAGCGCGGGGCGATGCTCGCCTACCGGGGCGAGGTGGCGTTCACGCCGAACATCCAGAGCGGCCAGGGCGGCGTGATGTCGATGCTCGGCCGCCGGCTGGCGAACGAGGCGACGCCGCTGATGACGGTCGAGGGCAACGGCACGGTGATGTTCGGCCACGGCGGCCACCACATCCAGGTGATCAACCTCACCGGGGACACCCTCTACGTGGAGGCGGACCGGCTGCTCGCCTTCGACGGGTCGCTCCAGCAGGGCACGATGTTCATGGGCTCGCAGGGCGGCGTGATGGGCATGGTGCGCGGCCAGGTGACCGGGCAGGGCCTGTTCACGACGACGCTCACCGGCCACGGCGCGGTGGCGGTGATGGCGCACGGCGGGGTCATCGAGCTGCCGATCGCCCCGGGCCGCGACGTGCACGTCGACCCCCAGGCGTATGTCGCCCACCACGGCGACGTACGCAACAAGCTCTCCACCGCGCTCGGCTGGCGCGAGATGGTGGGCCGCGGCTCGGGCGAGGGCTTCCAGCTGGAGCTGAGCGGCAGTGGTGCGGTGTACGTCCAGGCGTCGGAGGAAAAACTGTGA